One Anguilla rostrata isolate EN2019 chromosome 15, ASM1855537v3, whole genome shotgun sequence genomic window carries:
- the LOC135241133 gene encoding reticulophagy regulator 2-like — protein MASEEGTEQTCASSSVLRLEALFSPEETEHAGGDGNPELIRLRDYLQGWLSQYEPVILWVQRLLVWERPLHSIFVAFMLNTAFWLLSSTTMRPLFLLSVSLLGLVLLEKWKHKLPLISVPRPEVSTAEREGRGIRPRLLSVAELSHHLAESYHTCYLHLQEMLLYKRQNHGKFCGLMCAGCLLLAVVGHYVPGVMISYIILLSVLVWPLVVYHELIQKMYTGLEPILMKLDYSMKGDTEHHKHDKKKVKKESEGSDEPRAETESESEEELSCFATTVDVRTTALAMAITDSELSDEEASILESGGFSVSRATTPQLTDVSEDLDQQSQTSDPEEGFPRDQPELPSTERHPPHCPARPPGAAVMAEERQGPHSLHLPSPLHFVNSHFNGNRRGSAGAGAGQGAGPRGGSLSLEALSQEIVSSAISTVVQNTLSALSRLGDPPSPQGAEPESEDAATPVETDSVDPATCAAHSAVEEEEEEEEEFELLDQSELEQMEEELRLESEGRRRDEATPTSTDLPSQQCKES, from the exons ATGGCGAGTGAGGAGGGGACAGAACAGACCTGTGCTTCCTCCTCTGTTCTGCGTCTAGAAGCTCTCTTCTCACCCGAAGAAACCGAGCATGCGGGCGGAGATGGGAACCCCGAGCTAATACGCCTGCGAGACTATCTTCAGGGATGGCTGTCGCAGTATGAGCCCGTGATCCTGTGGGTACAGAGGCTGCTGGTGTGGGAGAGGCCGCTTCACAGCATCTTCGTTGCATTCATGCTGAATACCGCGTTCTG GCTGTTGTCGTCCACGACCATGCGGCCGCTGTTTCTTCTGAGCGTGTCTCTCCTCGGGCTGGTGCTGTTGGAAAAGTGGAAGCACAAATTACCCCTTATTTCGG TCCCACGTCCTGAAGTGTCCACAGCTGAAAG GGAAGGCAGAGGCATTCGCCCGCGGCTACTCAGCGTCGCCGAACTCAGCCACCATCTGGCGGAGAGCTACCACACCTGctacctccacctgcaggagATGCTCCTGTACAAACGGCAGAACCACGGAAAG TTCTGTGGGCTCATGTGTGCAGGGTGCCTGCTCCTGGCTGTGGTGGGACACTATGTGCCAGGAGTCATGATCTCCTACATAATAT TGCTGAGTGTGCTGGTGTGGCCCCTGGTGGTGTACCATGAGCTGATCCAGAAGATGTACACCGGACTGGAGCCCATCCTGATGAAGCTGGACTACAGCATGAAGGGAGACACCGAGCACCACAAGCACGACAAGAAGA AAGTGAAGAAGGAGTCGGAGGGAAGTGACGAGCCAAGGGCGGAGACCGAGAGCGAGAGTGAAGAGGAGCTGTCCTGCTTCGCCACCACT GTGGACGTGAGGACCACGGCTCTGGCCATGGCCATCACGGACTCGGAGCTCTCCGACGAGGAGGCCTCCATCCTGGAGAGCGGCGGTTTCTCCGTGTCCCGGGCCACCACCCCACAACTGACCGACGTCTCTGAAG ATCTGGACCAGCAGAGTCAGACCAGCGACCCGGAGGAGGGTTTCCCCAGAGACCAGCCGGAGTTGCCCTCGACCGAGCGCCACCCGCCGCACTGCCCCGCGCGGCCACCGGGGGCAGCGGTCATGGCGGAGGAGCGTCAGGGCCcccactccctccacctgccctcccccctgcaCTTTGTCAACTCGCACTTCAATGGGAACAGGCGGGGctcggcgggggcgggggcggggcagggggcggggcctcggggcGGGAGCCTATCGCTGGAGGCCCTGAGCCAGGAGATCGTGAGCTCGGCCATCTCCACCGTGGTGCAGAACACGCTGTCCGCCCTCTCCCGCCTCGGCGACCCGCCTTCCCCGcaaggggcggagccagagagCGAGGACGCTGCCACGCCAGTCGAAACGGACTCTGTGGACCCAGCCACCTGTGCAGCCCACTCtgcggtggaggaggaggaggaggaggaagaggagtttGAGCTGCTGGACCAAAGTGAACTGGAACAGATGGAGGAGGAGCTTCGTCTGGAGTCTGAGGGGCGGAGACGGGACGAGGCCACGCCCACGTCCACGGACCTGCCCAGTCAGCAGTGCAAGGAGTCCTAG